In Marinobacter sp. LQ44, the following are encoded in one genomic region:
- a CDS encoding AAA family ATPase, with protein sequence MKLKHLTLENFRACDHLDLEIGSRLTVLLGNNGSGKTSVLDGIAIGLGAVLTHLPSVSGITFKENGDIRQFNNVAAPYVRVALTTAEGLTWDRIKRRDKSKATAKATPSPLGLKSLEAYLDEAVIDKMNAGEQYQLPMMAYYGVSRAVLQVPLRRKGFPKSHTRLEALKQALEAQSSFKSAFIWFYNKENEENRLQREKRSFDVTLKELDAVRTAIGSVFPDISHPHIQVNPLRLAVTINGETLDLMQLSDGYKTLLGLVIDLSMRMGLANPHLDNPLTAEAIVMIDEVDLHLHPSWQQRVLADLLRTFPNTQFIMTTHSPFVVETLNNHLKRHKLGPDSTGDKDIDGLLPLSLSDVRAYRMENSEKYPLIDDETGLVDNTLLPHFNQINRLYDRMRDLEWNQKDD encoded by the coding sequence ATGAAACTCAAGCACCTGACCTTGGAAAACTTCCGTGCCTGTGATCATCTCGATCTCGAGATAGGCAGTCGCCTCACTGTATTATTGGGCAACAACGGAAGCGGTAAAACCTCGGTGCTGGACGGCATCGCCATCGGCTTGGGGGCGGTCTTAACGCACTTGCCCTCAGTTTCCGGAATCACGTTCAAGGAAAATGGCGACATACGCCAATTCAACAACGTGGCAGCCCCATACGTACGTGTGGCACTAACAACCGCCGAAGGGTTAACCTGGGACCGAATAAAACGTCGAGATAAAAGCAAAGCGACCGCAAAGGCGACGCCTTCCCCCTTAGGGCTAAAGAGTCTCGAAGCGTATCTCGATGAGGCGGTCATAGATAAGATGAACGCAGGTGAGCAATATCAGCTCCCTATGATGGCCTATTACGGTGTTAGCCGCGCCGTCTTGCAGGTACCTCTCAGGCGCAAGGGTTTCCCCAAGTCGCATACCCGTTTAGAGGCACTAAAACAGGCGCTTGAAGCTCAAAGCAGCTTCAAGTCAGCTTTCATCTGGTTCTACAACAAAGAAAACGAAGAGAACCGGCTGCAGCGGGAGAAGCGCAGTTTTGATGTAACCCTGAAAGAACTCGATGCGGTCAGAACCGCAATAGGCTCTGTTTTTCCGGACATTAGTCACCCTCACATCCAAGTAAACCCGCTTAGGCTGGCAGTGACCATCAACGGTGAAACGCTGGATCTGATGCAGCTCAGCGATGGTTACAAAACCCTGCTGGGACTGGTGATTGATCTCAGTATGCGAATGGGGCTGGCCAATCCGCATCTGGATAACCCGCTAACCGCGGAAGCCATCGTGATGATCGATGAAGTAGATCTTCACCTTCATCCGTCCTGGCAGCAAAGGGTCTTGGCCGACTTGTTGAGAACTTTCCCCAATACTCAGTTCATCATGACCACTCACAGCCCGTTCGTAGTGGAAACCCTGAACAACCATCTAAAGCGGCATAAACTTGGGCCAGACTCCACCGGCGATAAAGACATTGACGGCCTGCTTCCGCTCTCATTGAGCGATGTGCGGGCCTACCGCATGGAAAATAGTGAAAAATACCCGCTGATTGATGACGAAACAGGGTTGGTGGATAACACTCTGTTGCCACATTTCAACCAGATAAATAGGTTGTATGACAGAATGCGAGACTTGGAGTGGAATCAAAAGGATGATTGA
- a CDS encoding GxxExxY protein — protein MLLEEELTYRIQGCVFEVNKHLGHGFLESVYHNAMLHELRSAGLAVETEKPVSVLYKGESVGEHRLDLVVESKVILELKAQSRLNLGAEAQLLNYMKASRIPLGMLINFTAPRATIKRLVL, from the coding sequence ATGTTACTTGAGGAAGAGCTGACTTATCGAATTCAGGGGTGTGTATTTGAAGTTAATAAACACCTTGGTCATGGGTTCCTGGAGAGCGTTTATCACAACGCGATGCTCCATGAATTGCGATCTGCAGGGTTGGCGGTTGAAACGGAAAAGCCAGTCTCCGTTCTGTACAAAGGTGAGTCAGTAGGCGAGCACCGCCTTGATCTCGTTGTAGAAAGTAAAGTAATTCTGGAGCTTAAAGCCCAATCCCGCTTGAACCTGGGTGCTGAAGCGCAGCTTCTGAACTACATGAAAGCCTCGCGCATCCCGCTTGGCATGCTGATAAATTTCACAGCTCCGAGAGCTACTATCAAGCGGCTCGTTCTTTAG
- a CDS encoding EAL domain-containing protein, giving the protein MPECAVSELGKIDSATRIRDVIRSVGFDLVFQPKVAFSHGKLGGIEVLVRWPEVVSGRQAPDQFVPLAEQHGLAPMLDLHVLERTLRTWRSWSALTRLCWSPFPISVNVSAMSVQDEDFLRSVTWLLAESPRPKLMFELTETAPFHNPLAAAQTLEALSGHGIQVSLDDFCTGFNNHERLDTLPVAELKIDREDTAKLDTVAGIRHVGQMIEQAKAAGLTVTAEGIECRDQWKTLRTLGCDYGQGYWLCPPLSASDAVEFVQGYTPSRLLTATNEEHSAFEAVDLAPGLVHNLPK; this is encoded by the coding sequence ATGCCGGAATGCGCGGTTTCTGAGCTCGGTAAGATTGATTCTGCAACACGGATTCGGGATGTCATCCGGTCTGTGGGGTTTGACCTGGTATTTCAGCCCAAGGTGGCGTTCAGCCATGGCAAGCTGGGCGGTATTGAGGTGCTGGTGCGGTGGCCAGAGGTGGTGTCTGGCCGGCAGGCGCCGGATCAGTTTGTGCCCCTGGCGGAGCAGCATGGGCTGGCCCCGATGCTGGACCTTCACGTTCTGGAGCGAACGCTTCGAACCTGGCGTTCCTGGTCTGCCCTTACCCGCCTTTGCTGGAGCCCTTTCCCTATTTCGGTGAATGTCTCTGCCATGAGCGTTCAGGATGAAGACTTCCTGCGCTCGGTTACCTGGCTGCTGGCCGAATCACCCCGGCCCAAGCTGATGTTCGAGCTGACCGAAACCGCGCCTTTCCATAACCCGTTGGCAGCGGCACAAACCCTGGAAGCGCTCTCAGGCCACGGTATTCAGGTATCGCTGGATGATTTCTGCACCGGCTTCAACAACCACGAACGCCTGGACACGTTGCCGGTGGCGGAACTGAAGATCGACCGGGAAGATACCGCCAAACTCGACACGGTTGCCGGCATTCGCCATGTGGGCCAGATGATTGAGCAGGCCAAGGCCGCAGGGCTGACGGTAACGGCGGAAGGTATCGAATGCCGGGACCAATGGAAGACGCTGCGCACCCTGGGTTGCGATTACGGCCAGGGCTACTGGCTGTGCCCGCCCCTGAGTGCTTCAGATGCGGTGGAGTTCGTGCAGGGCTACACCCCCAGCCGGTTGCTGACGGCCACCAACGAGGAACACAGCGCCTTCGAGGCCGTTGATCTTGCCCCGGGACTTGTCCATAATTTGCCAAAATGA
- a CDS encoding capsule assembly Wzi family protein, producing MTSKHWALVGGAVACLSSFSIAAAPWLEPGDPRARFAVQKLADRGHLDRSVTTWPISWAALENGTQTSTSADLSSVGMASAYLRFEQEQQAQPGFRAEFNVNAQSDIPAFTGFQNNALAKAGTSFNLQWQGNAWAAGLKPAYAHDPDDDEEFRLDGSYLAATASNWVFGAGAIDRWWGPGWQSSLILSNNARPVPSVWVTRNDPAAFETPWLSWLGPWNATLLTGQFEKDRAVPEAKLIGMRFSFRPVNGLDIGLSRAIIFGGEGRPEGASTIWNALIGRDNGQLEEDDPGDQLGSIDIRYGFSIGQQSMGLYMEMMGEDEAGAFPGKKSWLMGADWTSQLFNADQQWFLEYVNTLADDFMGSAVPNVAFEHSRYRTGYRHYGRNMATSFEGDAVAVTLGAYHFLPSGSNITAKASYAELNKDGSTRVVAPNDKVFYTAPANSQDIAIIQLGYGTQVLNGWLDLNLQATDKKVEYISGKKDQFAASASWTYRF from the coding sequence ATGACCTCAAAACACTGGGCCCTGGTCGGTGGGGCGGTAGCGTGCCTGAGCAGCTTTTCCATTGCGGCGGCCCCCTGGCTGGAACCTGGCGACCCCCGGGCCCGTTTTGCCGTTCAGAAACTCGCAGACCGTGGCCACCTGGACCGCTCCGTAACCACCTGGCCCATCAGCTGGGCAGCACTGGAAAACGGCACCCAAACCAGCACCAGCGCCGACCTGTCATCCGTCGGCATGGCCAGCGCCTATTTGAGGTTTGAGCAGGAACAACAAGCCCAGCCGGGGTTCCGGGCAGAATTCAACGTAAACGCCCAGTCAGACATCCCGGCTTTCACCGGATTTCAGAACAACGCCCTGGCCAAAGCCGGTACCTCCTTCAATCTGCAGTGGCAAGGCAACGCCTGGGCCGCAGGCCTCAAACCCGCCTACGCTCATGATCCGGACGACGACGAAGAATTCCGCCTGGACGGCAGCTACCTGGCCGCCACCGCAAGCAACTGGGTGTTCGGCGCCGGTGCCATCGACCGCTGGTGGGGGCCGGGTTGGCAATCCAGCCTGATTCTCTCAAACAACGCCCGGCCAGTACCCTCAGTTTGGGTTACCAGGAACGACCCCGCCGCCTTCGAAACACCCTGGCTAAGCTGGCTCGGCCCATGGAACGCCACCCTGCTAACCGGCCAGTTTGAAAAAGACCGCGCGGTACCTGAGGCCAAACTCATCGGCATGCGCTTCAGCTTCCGCCCCGTAAACGGCCTGGACATCGGCTTGTCCCGCGCCATTATCTTCGGTGGGGAAGGGCGGCCAGAGGGCGCTTCCACCATCTGGAACGCACTGATCGGCCGCGACAATGGCCAGTTGGAAGAAGATGACCCCGGCGATCAGTTGGGCAGCATCGATATCCGCTACGGCTTCAGCATCGGCCAGCAAAGCATGGGCCTTTACATGGAGATGATGGGCGAAGACGAAGCCGGCGCCTTCCCCGGAAAGAAATCCTGGTTAATGGGTGCAGACTGGACCAGCCAGCTATTCAATGCCGATCAACAATGGTTCCTGGAATACGTAAACACCCTGGCCGACGACTTCATGGGCAGCGCCGTGCCAAACGTCGCTTTCGAACACAGCCGCTACCGCACCGGCTACCGCCACTACGGCCGTAACATGGCCACCAGCTTCGAAGGCGACGCCGTAGCCGTCACCCTGGGCGCCTACCACTTCCTGCCCAGCGGCAGCAACATCACCGCCAAAGCCAGCTACGCCGAACTCAATAAAGACGGCAGCACCAGGGTTGTCGCCCCTAACGACAAAGTGTTCTACACCGCCCCGGCAAACAGCCAGGACATAGCAATAATACAGCTAGGCTACGGCACCCAGGTACTCAACGGCTGGCTAGACCTGAACCTCCAGGCCACCGACAAAAAAGTCGAATACATCAGCGGCAAAAAAGACCAATTCGCCGCCTCAGCCAGCTGGACTTATCGGTTTTAG